A single Campylobacter ureolyticus ACS-301-V-Sch3b DNA region contains:
- a CDS encoding proline--tRNA ligase has translation MKFSKFFIPTTKEAPKDAVLQSHIYLIRAGFINQNGSGLYDLLPLGKMVYDNIYNVIKEEMDKSGAIQVNFSVVTPADFWKESGRFNVYGKELLRFKDRKENDFVISPTNEESAVNMVKNKITSYKQLPLNIYQINTKFRDEARPRFGLLRGREFVMKDGYSFHSSTEDLDKEFDNMYKTYTSIFTKLGLNFRAVEADSGAIGGSGSKEFMVLADSGEDDILVCESCKYAANIEAAKRKPKTCNNLPPQSSMMSKFHTPNLKTIDEIANLFKVDKFYTIKAIIKKAKFEDDSFKIVVFFIRGCDELQEVKALNATSALELMDASQEEIEEAGLVAGFCGPAKLPKDILFFIDNELKDQKEMIVGANEKDYHIIGFSVSSFKDERFKDLVAVNEGDCCPKCGAILKKTKGIEAGHIFKLGQKYSKPMNATFLDKNGKTVPFFMGCYGIGVTRLIAIAVQSSHDEKGIIWNEKIAPFKLQIIISNIKDENQINFANEIYEKCENLGIKTILDDRDERFGVKMNDYELIGFPYALIVGKNLANGEVEFIKRAGLIKEKISKDEALNKIKEILL, from the coding sequence ATGAAATTTAGCAAATTTTTCATACCAACAACAAAAGAAGCACCAAAAGATGCAGTTTTACAAAGTCACATCTATCTAATAAGAGCTGGTTTTATAAATCAAAATGGAAGTGGACTTTATGATTTATTGCCATTAGGAAAAATGGTTTATGATAATATTTATAATGTTATAAAAGAAGAAATGGATAAAAGTGGAGCAATACAAGTAAATTTTAGCGTTGTAACTCCGGCTGATTTTTGGAAGGAAAGTGGAAGATTTAATGTTTATGGAAAAGAACTTTTAAGATTTAAGGATAGAAAAGAAAATGATTTTGTAATAAGTCCTACAAATGAAGAAAGTGCTGTAAATATGGTAAAAAATAAAATTACCAGCTATAAACAGCTCCCATTAAATATTTATCAGATAAATACTAAATTTAGAGATGAGGCAAGACCTAGATTTGGACTTTTAAGAGGGCGTGAGTTTGTTATGAAAGATGGATATAGTTTTCATTCAAGCACAGAGGACTTAGATAAAGAATTTGATAATATGTATAAAACTTACACTTCCATTTTTACAAAATTAGGACTTAATTTTAGAGCTGTTGAGGCAGATAGTGGAGCAATTGGCGGAAGTGGAAGTAAGGAATTTATGGTTTTGGCTGATAGCGGTGAAGATGATATTTTGGTTTGTGAGAGCTGTAAATATGCTGCTAATATCGAAGCTGCCAAAAGAAAGCCTAAAACTTGCAATAATTTGCCACCGCAAAGTAGTATGATGAGTAAATTTCATACACCAAATTTAAAAACAATTGATGAAATTGCTAATTTATTTAAAGTTGATAAATTTTATACTATAAAAGCAATTATTAAAAAAGCAAAATTTGAAGATGACAGCTTTAAAATAGTGGTATTTTTCATAAGAGGTTGCGATGAACTTCAAGAAGTAAAAGCTTTAAATGCGACTTCTGCGCTTGAACTTATGGATGCAAGTCAAGAAGAGATAGAAGAAGCTGGGCTTGTAGCTGGATTTTGTGGACCAGCTAAACTTCCAAAAGATATTTTGTTTTTTATAGACAATGAGTTAAAAGACCAAAAAGAGATGATAGTTGGAGCAAATGAAAAAGATTATCATATAATTGGCTTTAGTGTTTCAAGCTTTAAAGATGAGAGATTTAAAGATTTGGTAGCTGTAAATGAGGGTGATTGTTGTCCAAAATGTGGTGCTATTTTGAAAAAAACAAAAGGCATTGAGGCAGGGCATATATTTAAACTAGGACAAAAATACTCAAAACCTATGAATGCTACTTTTTTAGATAAAAATGGCAAAACGGTACCATTTTTTATGGGTTGTTATGGCATTGGAGTTACAAGACTTATCGCAATTGCCGTTCAAAGTAGTCACGATGAAAAGGGAATAATTTGGAATGAAAAAATAGCTCCTTTTAAACTTCAAATAATAATTTCAAATATAAAAGATGAGAATCAAATTAATTTTGCAAATGAAATTTATGAAAAATGTGAAAATTTAGGAATAAAAACTATTCTTGATGATAGAGATGAAAGATTTGGCGTTAAAATGAATGATTATGAATTAATTGGATTTCCATACGCCTTAATTGTAGGTAAAAATTTAGCAAACGGTGAAGTTGAGTTTATAAAAAGAGCTGGTCTAATAAAAGAAAAAATTTCAAAAGATGAAGCACTAAATAAGATAAAAGAGATTTTATTATGA
- the hemA gene encoding glutamyl-tRNA reductase → MNFLSISFTHKNTDIDIREKLSFSSNEKKEEVLRLILSNQSISECMLLSTCNRVEVMAFVNDLEISQSYILKVMSITSGVALNELENRADIYYASGALHHLFLVASSLDSLVIGETQIVGQLKDALKFAIDGKYADLNLKRAVDYSFKCAAEVRNKTEISKNPVSVSSVAVSKAKEIFKSLEGITAVVVGAGKMSELACKHLLSSGAKIILVNRSKERALNLINELNADIKYEPFSNLKDVINSHQLIFSATASPKIVIDDTFIEECEFDRYFFDIAVPRDIEITESLNLKVYSVDDLQEIVKLNLAMREEQAQIAFAIVGRYTNEFFKWLQTLATTPIIKALRLNAKKIAENEIQKAIEKGYLKHSDQEEARKLIHQVFKAYLHKPTINLKNLESDDACAVDLILDIFDIKDEFEKYTSQYSDINLLAKGNTDEI, encoded by the coding sequence GTGAATTTTTTAAGTATAAGTTTTACACATAAAAACACAGATATTGATATAAGAGAAAAACTATCTTTTTCTAGTAATGAGAAAAAAGAAGAGGTTTTAAGGCTTATTTTATCAAATCAAAGTATATCAGAGTGCATGTTGCTTAGTACTTGCAATAGAGTTGAAGTTATGGCTTTTGTAAATGATTTAGAAATTTCTCAAAGTTATATTTTAAAAGTTATGTCTATAACAAGTGGTGTGGCTTTAAATGAGCTTGAAAATAGAGCCGATATATATTATGCTAGTGGAGCACTTCATCATCTTTTTTTGGTAGCAAGTTCTTTAGATAGTTTAGTTATTGGAGAAACTCAGATAGTAGGACAGTTAAAAGATGCTTTAAAATTTGCAATTGATGGCAAATATGCTGATTTAAACTTAAAAAGGGCAGTTGATTATTCTTTTAAATGCGCTGCTGAAGTTAGAAATAAAACTGAAATTTCTAAAAATCCAGTATCTGTTTCAAGTGTAGCTGTATCAAAAGCAAAAGAAATTTTTAAGAGTTTAGAAGGCATAACAGCAGTTGTTGTTGGTGCTGGAAAGATGAGTGAGCTAGCTTGTAAGCATTTATTAAGCAGTGGTGCCAAAATAATTTTAGTAAATAGAAGCAAAGAAAGAGCCTTAAATTTGATAAATGAGTTAAATGCAGATATTAAATATGAGCCTTTTTCAAATTTAAAAGATGTTATTAACTCTCATCAGCTTATTTTTAGTGCCACAGCTTCCCCAAAAATTGTCATTGATGATACTTTTATAGAAGAGTGTGAGTTTGATAGATATTTTTTTGATATCGCTGTTCCAAGAGATATTGAAATTACAGAATCATTAAATTTAAAAGTTTATAGCGTTGATGATTTACAAGAAATTGTAAAATTAAATTTAGCGATGCGTGAAGAACAGGCTCAAATAGCTTTTGCTATTGTTGGCAGATATACAAATGAGTTTTTCAAATGGCTTCAAACTTTAGCAACAACTCCAATTATTAAAGCTTTAAGATTAAATGCCAAAAAAATAGCTGAAAATGAAATACAAAAAGCTATTGAAAAAGGTTATTTAAAGCATTCAGATCAAGAGGAAGCAAGAAAATTAATTCATCAAGTTTTTAAAGCATATCTTCACAAGCCTACCATTAATTTAAAAAATTTAGAAAGTGATGATGCTTGTGCTGTGGATTTAATTTTAGATATTTTTGATATAAAAGATGAATTTGAAAAATATACTTCACAATACTCAGATATAAATTTATTAGCAAAAGGCAACACCGATGAAATTTAG
- a CDS encoding Fe(3+) ABC transporter substrate-binding protein codes for MRKIIFSALIVASSLFADSVVNVYSSRHYDSDKMVFDAFTKETGIKVNVIQDKIEAITQKLELEGKDTIADVFMTVGVGDLYNVKQKGLLQPINSKIVDENIPLDLMDKDKNWVGITYRARVLVYDPKKIDKKELSTYEALSGDKFKGKILTRSSTSSYNKHLIAFLIAKDGEAKTKEWAKGLVANFARAPKGNDRDQAKAIVSGVGSVAIMNSYYMGRMSVSKDPVEQEVARDLKVFFPNQNDGGTHINLSGAGVTKYAKNKDNAVKFIEFLTTPKAQEIFAKTNFEFPANPKAEPADIVKSWGEFKKSKIDFDEIGKNLTKAQMIADEVMWK; via the coding sequence ATGAGAAAGATTATTTTTTCGGCTTTGATTGTTGCAAGCTCTTTGTTTGCAGACTCTGTTGTAAATGTTTATTCTTCAAGACATTATGACTCAGATAAGATGGTTTTTGATGCTTTTACTAAAGAGACAGGCATCAAAGTAAATGTCATACAAGACAAGATAGAGGCGATTACTCAAAAACTTGAGCTTGAGGGCAAGGATACAATAGCTGATGTTTTTATGACAGTTGGTGTTGGCGATCTTTACAATGTAAAGCAAAAAGGGCTTTTACAGCCAATAAACTCAAAAATTGTAGATGAAAATATACCGCTAGATTTGATGGACAAAGATAAAAACTGGGTAGGTATCACATACCGTGCTAGAGTTTTGGTTTATGATCCAAAGAAGATAGACAAAAAAGAGCTCTCAACCTATGAGGCGTTAAGCGGTGATAAATTTAAAGGCAAAATTTTAACTCGCTCATCAACATCATCATATAACAAACACCTAATAGCCTTTTTGATAGCAAAAGATGGCGAGGCAAAGACAAAAGAGTGGGCAAAAGGCTTGGTTGCAAATTTTGCAAGAGCTCCAAAGGGAAATGACAGAGATCAGGCAAAAGCCATAGTTTCAGGTGTTGGAAGTGTGGCCATAATGAATAGTTACTATATGGGTAGAATGTCTGTTTCAAAAGATCCAGTAGAGCAAGAGGTTGCTAGAGATTTAAAGGTATTTTTTCCAAACCAAAACGATGGAGGAACTCACATCAATTTAAGCGGTGCTGGTGTTACAAAATATGCTAAAAACAAAGATAACGCAGTTAAGTTTATAGAGTTTTTAACAACTCCAAAAGCACAAGAAATTTTTGCCAAGACAAATTTTGAGTTTCCAGCCAACCCAAAAGCAGAGCCTGCTGATATCGTAAAATCATGGGGAGAGTTTAAGAAAAGCAAGATTGATTTTGATGAAATAGGCAAAAACCTCACAAAAGCTCAAATGATAGCTGATGAGGTAATGTGGAAATAG
- the hemC gene encoding hydroxymethylbilane synthase → MKKLIIASRKSALAMWQSEFIKSEIEKEHKLEVEIKSMKTKGDVILDSPLSKIGGKGLFTKELEVSMLNGESHLAVHSLKDVPMEFPDGLILGAVSKREDERDALVSEKFASIKDLPNGARVGTTSLRRQMQIKMLRPDIKILPLRGNVNTRIKKLKDGEFDAIILAVAGIRRIGLDKEVKHIYKFSKDEMIPAMGQGVLGIECPNSSEILSLISFINDKKAFMEITIERAFVGALEGGCQVPIGVNAEVIDDNIKINAVVGLPDGSKFIKKSIIIDKDEFKTAGKNLADEFIKEGAKELLKEAEKMANNS, encoded by the coding sequence ATGAAAAAATTGATAATTGCTTCAAGAAAAAGTGCTTTAGCTATGTGGCAAAGTGAGTTTATAAAAAGTGAGATTGAAAAAGAACATAAACTTGAAGTAGAAATAAAAAGTATGAAAACAAAAGGTGATGTAATTCTTGATAGTCCATTATCAAAAATAGGTGGAAAGGGACTTTTTACAAAAGAGCTTGAAGTTAGTATGCTAAATGGTGAGAGTCATTTAGCTGTTCATAGCTTAAAAGATGTTCCTATGGAATTTCCAGATGGACTAATTTTGGGTGCAGTAAGCAAACGAGAAGATGAAAGAGATGCATTAGTAAGTGAAAAATTTGCTTCAATAAAAGATCTTCCAAATGGTGCAAGAGTTGGAACTACTAGCCTTAGAAGACAGATGCAAATTAAAATGCTTAGACCAGATATTAAAATTTTACCACTTCGTGGAAATGTAAATACTAGGATTAAAAAACTAAAAGATGGTGAGTTTGATGCAATTATTTTAGCTGTTGCAGGAATTAGAAGAATAGGGCTTGATAAAGAAGTTAAACATATTTATAAATTTAGTAAAGATGAGATGATTCCAGCAATGGGACAGGGTGTTTTAGGAATTGAATGCCCTAATAGTAGTGAAATTTTAAGTCTTATCTCTTTTATAAATGATAAAAAAGCTTTTATGGAAATAACAATAGAAAGAGCATTTGTTGGAGCATTAGAGGGTGGATGTCAAGTGCCAATTGGTGTAAATGCTGAAGTTATAGATGATAATATAAAAATAAATGCTGTCGTTGGACTTCCCGATGGAAGTAAATTCATTAAAAAAAGCATTATTATAGATAAAGATGAGTTTAAAACAGCTGGTAAAAATTTAGCTGATGAGTTTATAAAAGAAGGTGCAAAAGAGCTTTTAAAAGAAGCTGAAAAAATGGCAAATAATAGTTAG
- a CDS encoding polyprenyl synthetase family protein — MENLNKIDEIMKGFVEEFCYEKANSMFLNISSGKKLRSKLILKIAGVSDESLKLCAVIEMIHAASLLHDDVIDESDTRRGKSSINATYGSKNAIMLGDILYSKGYFELSLFDKFIARNVSAAVSLLSIGELMDIELSKKFNSNKSLYFEMIYKKTAVLIEASAKCAAFLKGYDADKFAKYGRNLGIAFQIVDDILDIVSDDETLGKPALSDYKDGKTTLPYIYLYENLNDKDKKTLLSYFKKELSSDEILWVKDKFNEFKIIEKCVNEAKFIANEGIEAIEKYKNNELIDIMKNMVDRKF; from the coding sequence ATGGAAAATTTAAATAAAATCGATGAAATTATGAAAGGTTTTGTAGAAGAATTTTGCTATGAGAAAGCTAATTCAATGTTTTTAAACATCAGTTCTGGAAAAAAACTTCGTTCAAAACTTATCTTAAAAATAGCTGGAGTAAGCGATGAAAGCTTAAAGCTTTGTGCAGTTATTGAGATGATTCATGCAGCAAGTTTGCTTCATGATGATGTTATTGATGAAAGTGACACAAGGCGTGGAAAAAGCTCTATAAATGCAACATATGGCTCTAAAAATGCTATTATGCTTGGAGATATTTTATATTCAAAAGGGTATTTTGAGCTTAGTTTATTTGATAAATTTATTGCTCGTAATGTATCAGCAGCTGTTTCATTGCTAAGTATTGGTGAGTTAATGGATATTGAGCTTAGTAAAAAATTTAATAGTAATAAATCTCTTTATTTTGAGATGATTTATAAAAAAACAGCCGTTTTAATAGAAGCAAGTGCAAAATGTGCGGCTTTTTTAAAAGGTTATGACGCTGATAAATTTGCAAAATATGGTAGAAATTTAGGTATTGCTTTTCAAATAGTTGATGATATTTTAGATATTGTAAGCGACGATGAAACTCTTGGAAAGCCAGCTTTAAGTGATTATAAAGATGGAAAAACAACTCTTCCATATATTTATCTTTATGAAAATTTAAATGATAAAGATAAAAAAACATTATTAAGTTATTTTAAAAAAGAACTTAGTAGCGATGAAATTTTATGGGTAAAAGATAAATTTAATGAGTTTAAAATAATTGAAAAATGCGTAAATGAGGCAAAATTTATAGCAAATGAGGGCATAGAAGCTATAGAAAAATATAAAAATAACGAACTTATAGATATAATGAAAAATATGGTTGATAGGAAGTTTTAG
- a CDS encoding HAD family hydrolase: MNLVIFDMDGTLVDSSKAITSTINTTRKELDLKPNLESDFIVKIINDPTKNYIKEFYPGITPSQKLMDRFEVLFRQNYEKYATIYGGIKHLLEKLKKENIAIALASNAPNKSLEKILKKLEIFEYFDYIIGFDEENPKKPDPTMLIKIINHHSKNNKSFKTIFIGDSLKDKAASSNAKIQYLHANWGFGKGLMQGVDTPNEALNSILNYFYQN; this comes from the coding sequence ATGAATTTAGTTATTTTTGATATGGATGGAACTTTAGTTGATAGTAGCAAAGCGATAACTAGCACTATAAATACTACTAGAAAAGAGCTAGATTTAAAACCGAATTTAGAAAGTGATTTTATAGTAAAAATTATAAATGATCCAACTAAAAATTATATAAAAGAGTTTTACCCAGGCATCACACCATCGCAAAAGCTCATGGATAGATTTGAGGTTTTGTTTAGGCAAAATTATGAAAAGTATGCTACGATTTATGGTGGCATAAAACATCTTTTAGAGAAATTAAAAAAAGAAAATATTGCCATAGCTCTTGCTTCAAATGCACCTAATAAATCACTTGAAAAAATACTAAAAAAACTTGAAATTTTTGAATATTTTGACTACATAATTGGTTTTGATGAAGAAAATCCTAAAAAACCAGATCCAACAATGCTTATAAAAATAATAAATCATCACTCTAAAAACAATAAATCTTTTAAAACTATTTTTATTGGCGATAGCTTAAAAGATAAAGCTGCATCTTCAAACGCTAAAATACAATATCTACATGCTAATTGGGGTTTTGGCAAAGGACTTATGCAAGGAGTTGATACACCAAATGAAGCGTTAAATTCTATTTTAAATTATTTTTATCAAAATTAA
- a CDS encoding FxsA family protein: MRKYLLPYAILETLFVMMFIYKYGFFALLLEVILSIGVGFILISKFGMLDLLRDFRTISPKDISGNFGIALGGFFLLIPGILSDTIGFLIIISSIVMRFLSKDYIDLKSRNKKHSKTSYDDDIIDVEIIDERDK, translated from the coding sequence ATGAGAAAATATTTACTTCCATACGCCATTTTAGAGACTTTATTTGTAATGATGTTTATTTACAAGTATGGTTTTTTTGCTCTTTTATTAGAAGTTATTTTAAGTATTGGCGTTGGATTTATTTTAATATCAAAATTTGGAATGTTAGATTTATTAAGAGATTTTAGAACCATTTCACCAAAAGATATTTCAGGAAATTTTGGCATTGCATTAGGAGGATTTTTTTTACTTATTCCTGGTATTTTATCAGATACAATAGGTTTTTTAATAATTATTTCAAGTATTGTAATGCGTTTTTTATCAAAAGATTATATCGATTTAAAATCTAGAAATAAAAAACACTCAAAAACAAGCTATGATGATGATATTATAGATGTTGAAATTATAGATGAAAGAGATAAATAA
- a CDS encoding menaquinone biosynthesis decarboxylase, giving the protein MQEWVEKFKEAGLLKIIDEPVDIDREIGHISYIEVKKKDSKALLFTRPISKDGRIYPPVLTNTFGSFEALNLILGKTPDEIADEITSLLKPKKPTNLADKFDFLKYLYSLKNIFIKKLKGEGVCQENKILGENVDLYDLPHLTTWEKDGGPFITMGQVYTKDLNGETQNLGMYRLQVYSKNRLGMHWQIHKDGANFFNEYKKAGIKMPVSVAIGGDPLYIWCGQAPLPHGIFELLLYGFIRKSPAKLVKSLTNDIYIPHDSDFVIEGFVDPDELEDEGPFGDHTGFYTPILPFPVMNVTAITHKNAPIYHATVVGKPPLEDKYMGYATERVFLPLFKVTAPDLVDYNMPENGVFHNLILAKINAWYPAHAKQMMHAFWGVGQMSFVKHAIFVDSDAPNLNDFNELGKYVLNRITSKSLFFSEGVCDQLDHASPNSCFGGKLGIDATIDLEPKEAEMLSNEELLKEFKKIDKNIINLKQYFCDTKNPVVLINYDKKDIVRKCFNELLKLRKYFKILIFLDTKNDVNNPYISVWRITNNIDALRDIYTNRDQICIDATEKSQIDGYEREWPKEVNCSKDVIESLIKRGLVEKDEEFFKKFEIMG; this is encoded by the coding sequence ATGCAAGAGTGGGTAGAAAAATTTAAAGAAGCTGGACTTTTAAAGATCATTGATGAGCCAGTTGATATAGATAGAGAAATTGGACATATCAGCTACATTGAGGTTAAAAAAAAGGATTCTAAGGCACTACTTTTTACTCGCCCTATTAGTAAAGATGGGCGAATTTATCCTCCTGTTTTAACAAATACATTTGGAAGCTTTGAAGCTTTAAATTTAATTTTAGGAAAAACTCCAGATGAAATAGCAGATGAGATAACCTCACTTTTAAAACCAAAAAAACCTACAAATTTAGCTGATAAATTTGATTTTTTAAAATATCTTTATTCACTAAAAAATATTTTTATTAAAAAATTAAAAGGCGAGGGTGTTTGCCAAGAAAATAAAATCTTAGGTGAGAATGTTGATTTGTATGACTTACCGCATCTTACAACATGGGAAAAAGATGGTGGACCTTTTATAACTATGGGGCAAGTTTACACCAAAGATTTAAATGGAGAAACTCAAAATTTAGGAATGTATCGTTTGCAGGTTTATTCTAAAAATAGACTTGGTATGCATTGGCAAATTCATAAAGATGGAGCAAATTTCTTTAACGAATATAAAAAAGCTGGTATTAAAATGCCAGTTTCTGTGGCAATTGGCGGAGATCCGCTTTATATTTGGTGCGGTCAAGCACCTCTTCCACATGGTATTTTTGAATTGCTTCTTTATGGTTTTATTAGAAAAAGTCCTGCAAAACTTGTAAAAAGTTTGACAAATGATATTTATATTCCACATGATAGTGATTTTGTTATTGAGGGGTTTGTAGATCCAGATGAGCTTGAAGATGAGGGTCCATTTGGTGATCACACAGGTTTTTATACACCTATTTTGCCATTTCCTGTTATGAATGTAACTGCTATAACTCATAAAAATGCTCCTATTTATCACGCAACAGTTGTTGGAAAGCCGCCTTTGGAGGATAAATATATGGGGTATGCAACAGAGAGGGTATTTTTACCTCTTTTTAAAGTTACAGCTCCAGATTTAGTTGATTATAATATGCCTGAAAATGGTGTTTTTCACAATTTAATACTAGCTAAAATAAATGCTTGGTATCCAGCTCATGCAAAACAAATGATGCATGCTTTTTGGGGAGTTGGTCAGATGAGTTTTGTAAAACATGCTATTTTCGTTGATAGTGACGCTCCAAATTTAAATGATTTTAATGAACTTGGAAAATATGTTTTAAACCGTATAACTTCAAAAAGTTTATTTTTTAGCGAAGGTGTTTGTGATCAGCTTGATCACGCAAGCCCAAATTCTTGCTTTGGTGGAAAACTTGGCATTGATGCTACTATAGACTTAGAGCCAAAAGAGGCTGAAATGTTAAGCAATGAAGAGCTTTTAAAGGAATTTAAAAAAATAGACAAAAATATTATAAATTTAAAACAATATTTTTGCGATACAAAAAATCCAGTAGTTTTGATAAATTACGATAAAAAAGATATTGTTAGAAAATGTTTTAATGAGCTTTTAAAACTTAGAAAATATTTTAAAATCTTAATATTCTTAGATACAAAAAATGATGTAAATAACCCATATATTAGTGTTTGGAGAATTACAAATAATATTGATGCACTTCGAGATATTTATACAAACAGAGATCAAATTTGCATAGATGCAACAGAAAAAAGCCAAATTGATGGATATGAAAGAGAGTGGCCAAAAGAGGTTAATTGTTCAAAAGATGTTATTGAAAGCTTAATAAAAAGAGGACTAGTAGAAAAAGATGAGGAGTTTTTTAAGAAATTTGAGATAATGGGATAA
- a CDS encoding DUF2018 family protein, with the protein MDIFESSPRQKFFDIIFNANQNIVETEIENLLIEFVHLKKTLKDKELTISNLDNEAIQDELNDIFIQLSSNILSNSE; encoded by the coding sequence TTGGATATTTTTGAAAGCTCACCTAGGCAGAAGTTTTTCGATATCATTTTTAACGCAAATCAAAATATAGTTGAAACTGAGATTGAAAATTTGCTTATTGAATTTGTGCATTTAAAAAAAACTTTAAAAGATAAAGAATTAACTATTTCAAACCTAGACAATGAAGCAATACAAGATGAATTAAATGATATCTTTATACAGCTAAGTTCAAACATATTATCAAATAGCGAGTGA
- a CDS encoding DUF3137 domain-containing protein → MNLLELERYRKDTLKNLKNRDIKAVFHVFLILLTPFVVCALMGYGSYLEFDLSTIAIIILAFIIYYYACYYQNREIYIFEEIKKYKISFKTIYVKNFIEKQGFKYLGHKMSNKFDRILLQSSGFFNSSEVDYLDDVIEGEKFGTKFKFFEVFINSSDSNFGGVFFVADFSKEINSQTTIISKKIINFKSHNILMDNALFNDKFKVFSDNPINTMYILTPLFLEKIANLTKNFGDDIKINFKNSKIYIHIEGKYDHFEPDIYKSAITNNPAKNILDEINALLDIVEILVLNSKIYKV, encoded by the coding sequence TTGAATCTTTTAGAACTGGAAAGATATAGAAAAGATACCCTTAAAAATCTGAAAAACCGTGATATTAAAGCGGTTTTTCATGTGTTTTTGATTTTATTAACTCCTTTTGTAGTTTGTGCTTTAATGGGTTATGGGTCATATTTAGAGTTTGATTTAAGTACCATTGCAATAATTATATTAGCTTTTATCATATATTATTACGCTTGTTATTATCAAAACAGAGAGATTTATATTTTTGAAGAAATAAAAAAGTATAAAATCTCTTTCAAAACTATTTATGTTAAAAATTTCATTGAAAAACAAGGATTTAAATATCTAGGTCATAAAATGTCAAATAAATTTGATAGAATTTTGTTACAAAGTAGTGGTTTTTTTAACTCATCAGAAGTTGATTATTTAGATGATGTCATAGAAGGTGAAAAATTTGGCACTAAATTTAAGTTTTTTGAAGTTTTTATTAATTCTAGTGATTCTAATTTTGGTGGAGTCTTTTTTGTGGCTGATTTTTCAAAAGAGATAAACTCACAAACTACTATAATTTCTAAAAAAATTATCAATTTTAAATCGCATAATATTTTGATGGATAATGCTCTTTTTAACGATAAATTTAAGGTTTTTAGTGATAATCCTATAAATACAATGTATATTTTAACGCCTTTATTTTTAGAAAAAATAGCAAATTTAACTAAAAATTTTGGTGATGATATTAAAATAAATTTTAAAAATTCTAAAATTTACATTCACATTGAGGGAAAATACGACCATTTTGAACCAGATATTTATAAAAGTGCAATTACAAATAATCCGGCTAAAAATATCTTAGATGAGATTAACGCTTTGCTTGATATTGTTGAAATTTTAGTTTTAAATTCTAAAATTTATAAAGTATAA